A segment of the Capra hircus breed San Clemente chromosome 19, ASM170441v1, whole genome shotgun sequence genome:
CCAGACACTGTTTCAGGTGCTGAAAACACCTCAGTGAATGAAAACCAGAGGCGATCGTCCACAACACAAATGCAGAAATCAGTCAGATGAGAGACGAGGGTAGCACGGACctgagtggaaacagtatcagaaagGTCCCCCTCTGAAACACGCGGTGCTCTGGGAAGGAGTTCACATGGAAGCCCACACGTGTTGGGCTTCCtgggcagctcagatggtaaagaatctgcctgcagtgcaggagacctgggttcgatccctgggtcaggaagatcccctggagaagggaagggcaacccactccagtattcctgcctgggaaatcccatggacagaggagcctggtgggctacagtccattaggtcgtgaagagttggacatggctgaatgacCACCCCTTTCGCTTTCACACATGTTAAATCTTATTGTATGTGCCTAGATGCTCTGTTGATAGACTGACAATATATCCATGATTAAcgacataaaatatataatttatactttatcattaaaaaaggcttcccaggtggttcagtggtaaagaatccacctgccagcgcaggagaggcaggaaacgtgagttcagtccctgggtcaggaagatccctggaggagaaaatggcaacctattccagtattcctgctgggaaaatctcatgcACAGAAGAGTCGGGGGGGTGCGGCtacagggggtcacaaagagttggacacgactaaccaGCTGAGCATATCATTGAAATAACACAGTAACGCAGAGAATGCATTTATGGGCCATAGTCTATTCTCCAACTCATCTCCAGCCTCTCAGAGCAGTGTGGGCAGAGGGAGAATTTGAACGCCACTTTCATCTACATATGGTCCCATCTGGGCCGCATCAGTGACCCCAAGAAGTCAGGGGTTAGTCCCCGAGGGGCCGGTGGAAGCTTTGGAAGCGTCGTGGGGGCCTGCCTTTCAGACTCTACTCCGTGTGAGCCGGGCCGTGTCTTACTTTCCTCCCACTTGACAGTGATTAGGACTTCCTTCCATTTGGGTTTTTTTACCCACTTCTGTCCCTGGAAGGCTCCGGAAATTACACAGCAAGTTTTCCACCAGATGTTCCTACAGCGGCCGACAGTCCCTCACAGCTGCCCGGCTGCCCTCCCCACATGTCGCAAGCCTGACGTGGCACAGCGGAAGGGAGACTCGAGCCCACGGCCCTGCCGCCTGCGGAATGCCCAGCTCCAAAGCCAGGTTGCCTTTCACAGCCTGGGGAGGCGCCTCTAAACTGCGGGGGCTTCCGCCAGGCAAGAGGTCCCGGCAGGAAATACCCAGACGTGAAAGATGTCAGGGTGGAGTGGTGAGGAGGGGGAGACGGAGAAATGTTCCAGAAGAAACGGGCTTGCTTGGAAAAGTGTGGTTTCCGCAGCGAGTTTTGGAACCTCAGTGCAGAGAATAGCGGGAGCGGCTGCATCTGGGGAACCGACAGGCACTCCCAGCCCCGGAGTCACGTGCGGCATGAAATCTGAACCACAGCCCTTGCGTTCGACCGCCTCTGCTCGGGGGGTATCTGAGATCTGGAAGACTGCAGGCCAAAGGAGCGCTTGCTCCAGCGCGTCAGGGTCAGGGGAACACAACACCCCGGCCAGCACCGCACAGTCCGGCCAACGTGCTTGAGACCGGAAGGCTGAGCAGAGCGTGGCTCGTTTTTCTCAGAGAAGAGCAGATGGCTGAACGAGAAAGGAGGGCAGAGagcaaaggctcagagagggtgaagGTCCGCCCCTCACACGCGGCTTTGTTCACCTCGCCCTACATCCTGGCGCCCCGGTTCTTCTTGGGCAAAATGGAGCTCACTGTGCTCAGcttgcaaagtcacttcagtcgtgcccaattctttgcgaccctatggaccatagccctccaggctcctctgcccatgggatcctccaggcaagaacactggagtgggtttccattcccttctccaggggatcttccccacccagggatcaaactcagctctcctgcattgcaggcagattctttactatctgagccaccaggatgggACCATATGTAGACGAGACTGGCGTTCAGATTCTCCTTCTGCCCACACTGCTCTAAGAGGCTGGAGACAAATGGAACAGAGCATGGTCCATAAACGCATTCTCTGCAGgagtgttttttttaaaccaagccCCACCCAAACTCGCCCCCCTGCAGCTTCCTTTGTTGGTTCGAGTTCCATCCACAGGGTCTGGTCAGACAAGCTTGACCCTTCTTCATGTCCCGCCTGACTCATTCATCTTCCATCTAACCAATCCCTCTCCTTTCAGTCACGCCCCAAAGAACAAAGGGCGTTTTAGGGTTTCCACACCACCGTCACCACTCTCCTCTGAAGGAGACACAGTGGGTCCAGGTGCCCTTGAGTTGAGTTCAAGGGTTCACCTGTGATgagataaagaagagaaaactggGTCCATTTCCTTCTTGTTCCAGATTCCTTGTCTACTGATGCAGGCGGGGACCTTGCAGACAGgttctcagtcattcagtcatgtctgactctttgcaacccatgaactgtagcctgccaggctcctctgtccatgggactttccaggcaagaatcctggagtgggtagccatttccttcttcaatccactcacacagttcagttcagttcagtcgctcagtcatgtctgactctttgtgaccccacggacgccaggcctccttgtccatcaccaactcccgaagcttgctcaaactcatgtctatcgagtcagtgatgccatctaaccatctcatcctctgttgtccccttctcctcccaccttcaatttttcccagcatcagggtcttttccaatgagtcagttctttgcatcaggtggccaaagcattggagcttcagcttcagcatcagtcattccaatgaatattcaggactgatttcctttaggatgcactggttggatctgcttgcagtccaagagactctcaagagtcttctccataccaccattcaaaagcatcaattctttggtgctcaactttctttatggtccaactctcacatccatacatgaccactggaagaaccatagctttgactagatggacctttgttggcaaagtaatgtctctgctttttaatatgctgtctaggttggccatagcttttcttccaaggagcaaacgtcttttaacttcatggctgcagtcaccctctgcagtgattttggagcccaagaagatagtCTCTCAccgtctccactgtttccccatctacttgcgaTGAATggtgggacccgatgccatgatcttagtctccTGAATTGGGTTTTAAGGCTCACAGCGGGCAGCAAATTTGTCCTGCCACCTATTTTCCTAAAGCTTGCAAACTAGGAagtgttttcctgtttttaacTGGCTGacgaagaaatcaaaagaggacTATTTGGTGACACAGAAGAATGACCCACAAGTCAAAATGTCGTGCCCacgaataaagttttattgggacacagTCAGCCCCACCCACTCATTTGCATATTTGCATACTGTCTGTGGCTACTCTGGAGCTGTGATAGACGAGATGGCCCACAAAGGCTTAAATGTTTATTATCAGGCCATCGGCAGAGAAAGTTCTCCAACCTCCACACCCAAGTCAAAGAATAATACTGCACAAAGGCAGAAAAGTGAGAGGCTTACTTAAGTCATCCTTTAATAAACCAAATTAAATGACCGTGTCAGAGCCCCTAAGAACCTTCTCTACTCAGTTAAACCCCCAGAGCAAGAATCAACTCCACCTGTGTGGCCTCAACTCACGAACAACGAACATGGCCTGAGACATACCCACCAAGCTGGTCACATTCCAGAAAAGCAAATCGGAACATGTCACAAGGGTTCCGTGGGTCTCCTAACAAGTGCTTTCATTCTGGGCCCTGGGGTGAGGGTCTGCTTCTTTCTCAGCCGCACAAGCCTCCTCCTCGTTATGCTGGGGTCAAACACGGACAGATGAGCCCTGGTCGCGGTAGGAAGGAAGGGGTGCGGTGCCAGCGTCCTCTGCAGTGCCCTTTCTCTCCTCACCCCCCAGGAACAGACTGGAAGCTGCCAGTCCCCCTGGGACCTGTTTATCCACCTTTGGTCTCGAGTCTGAGCTCCGTGAAAGCTCTGGGACGAAGCTGGGAACTGACTCCTCCGACAGCGAACAGGTTCCGGATACACAACGTGAGTCTCCCGAGGGTCCGTTTCTTCCTTCATCCTTTGCAGGCTGAACAGCGAGAACGGGCTCCGTCCAGGGGTGAGCTGAGCAGAGTGCTGAGACCAATGCAAACCAGAGGAGCAGAAGCGGGCGGTGTCTATCCCTCCCCCATGTCCCTGTCCAGCCCTGGCACCTGGTGAGACCagggcagaggagaaagggaaccccGAATGCAGGTCCTAATGCCCCCAGCAGGACCCTCACCGGGGATCCccacaaagagaaaagcaaaacccTCAAAACAGGGCAGTCTCCTGATGGGCCTAAAGGTTCCTTCCACCTCAGGCCTGCCCTGTTCCTCCCCCACTCACGGTTACCAAAGGGAGGATGCTGGCCGGCAGAGATAAACCGGGAGCCGGGATGGGGACTCGCGCTGCCATACACGAGGGTGATGACCCAGGGCCTCCTGCGCAGCACAGGGCCCTCTGCTCCAGAGTCTGTGATAAACTATGGGGAGAAGGAATCTGGAACGAAGAAAGGTGCATGCTTATGTGCACCGGAGGGCTTcgccggtggctcagatggtaaaaactcggcctgtaatgcgggagacctgggttcgatccctgggtcaggaagatcccctgggttgggaagatcccttggaggagaaaatggcaactgactccagtattcttgcctggaaaatcccatggacagaggagcctggtgggctacagtctgtggggttgaaaagagttggacacgactgagctactaacgctcacgtgtaactgaatcactttgccgtatGCCTGAATCTAAgacaacatcgtaaatcaactacaccccagataaaattttaaaataataatgatctgCCACAGAGGCGGGTGATGAGTCAAGGTCCCATAGAGAGAGCTCACGCCCTGACCCTCCAGCCACTGACCCACTGACCCAGCGACACATGGGGGATTagggtaggtgtgtgtgtgtcggggggggggcgggggttgccCCTTTGATCTGCATCCCGGGgatacagaaagtgaagagagggACCCGGAAGCCCAACTCATGCACGAGAGGCCTGAACGAGAGCTGCCCCTTCTAAAAAGCCCCCGCCTTGTCTCGCCGTGAGCCCGAGGCACTCGGGAACCTTCATTTCTTGGGCTCCTTGCGCAGGTGCACGCGGCCCACCTGCCCCAGCAGGGCCCCTTCCAGAACTTCATGGACCTGAAGGCGGAGAAGAGGCTGGCCGGCCGCAAGGAGCGTCGCAGCCGCTTTGGAGACATCAACACTCACAAGTGCTATCAGTTTGGACAGATTTTCTGCCCTTTCCAGGCCCTCGCCACCACGGTGAGCAAGCTTTTCTTCCGCACAGGGCTGTAACATCTTTTAGTGAGAACCAAGACAAAGCCCAGGGCTTCCTTTCTTTGGAGGGGATTCATTAGTCAGTTCCGGCCACAAAACAAATTACCCTGAAACTCAGTGCTTACGGAGGCAAGCATCTTTGTTTCTCCCTCGCCAGCTTACAGAGAAATACATTCATTCCACTTTTGCTCGCTGCAAGTCCACGGGGTAGGAAGAGTAATAATTGAGAGTAATCCTAACTGTCACAAGAGACTAAATCCAGCCTGCCTACAGGTCTGTGACCCCAGATTTAGGGAAAGAGCTGAAGGCAGGTGGCCACAGTTGTGTTCAGCAACACAGCCGTTTCCAGAAGAGGAAGAGGTCTGGGGGGAGGGGAATCTTTTGTGATATAGGATGATGGTTCTGGTTCCTTCTTCCTCACCTGTCACCTTCAGGACCCAGGTCAACTCAAGTCAGACTGTTCCGGGAGGCAGGCCCTTGGGACTCTCACTGTTACGTCTTTGTGGTACTTCGTAGAGCTGCAGTCTTACCATTCTAAAATCTGAGTATGCGTACGAATCACTtggggggcgtccctggtggctcagaagtaaagaatctgcctgccagcccaGGACAcacagagacgtgggtt
Coding sequences within it:
- the LOC102169796 gene encoding uncharacterized protein LOC102169796, translating into MSRFSNWKAYQVSRSLMSYDDIRAPRERRKEKKEALSEEQPRPLGQRLPKKEGAQVMGNKARDADDDKAAEDGASLGKRESRKEGRGTDWKLPVPLGPVYPPLVSSLSSVKALGRSWELTPPTANRFRIHNVHAAHLPQQGPFQNFMDLKAEKRLAGRKERRSRFGDINTHKCYQFGQIFCPFQALATTVCDPRFRERAEGRWPQLCSATQPFPEEEEVWGEGNLL